From Blastocatellia bacterium, a single genomic window includes:
- a CDS encoding type III pantothenate kinase, which translates to MLLVIDVGNTNMALGVYEGERLVVVWRLTTQRERTVDELGILCRTLFTLEKLEFSAVHAIVIASVVPPLDFALRKMAQTYFHLDPLFVDWRTPTGMPILYENPHEVGADRIADAVAAYAKYGGPCIVVDFGTATTFDAISQRGEYLGGAIAPGITISAEALFERTAKLPRVDIRRPSAVIGRSTVASIQSGLYFGYIGLVDGILARMLEELGPETRVVATGGLSHLIGRASAYIQTLDDNLTLDGLRIIYERVQQLQA; encoded by the coding sequence TCATAGACGTGGGCAATACGAACATGGCCCTCGGCGTGTACGAGGGCGAACGGCTCGTCGTCGTCTGGCGCCTGACGACGCAGCGCGAGCGGACGGTGGACGAGCTGGGGATCCTCTGCCGCACGCTCTTCACGCTGGAGAAACTGGAATTCTCCGCTGTGCACGCCATTGTGATCGCGTCGGTCGTCCCTCCGCTCGATTTCGCGCTGCGGAAGATGGCGCAAACGTACTTTCATCTGGATCCCCTCTTCGTGGACTGGCGCACGCCGACGGGCATGCCCATTCTCTATGAGAACCCGCACGAGGTGGGGGCGGATCGCATCGCCGATGCTGTGGCGGCGTATGCCAAATACGGCGGACCGTGCATCGTCGTGGACTTCGGAACGGCGACGACCTTCGACGCCATCTCCCAACGGGGCGAATACCTGGGCGGCGCTATCGCACCGGGCATCACCATTTCGGCCGAAGCGCTCTTTGAGCGAACGGCGAAATTGCCCCGCGTGGACATTCGACGGCCGAGCGCGGTCATCGGTCGTTCGACAGTCGCCAGTATCCAATCGGGGCTCTACTTCGGCTACATTGGCCTTGTAGATGGCATCCTCGCCCGCATGCTCGAAGAGCTGGGGCCGGAGACGCGCGTCGTCGCGACCGGCGGATTGTCGCACTTGATCGGGCGTGCGTCGGCCTACATCCAAACGCTCGATGATAATCTCACGCTCGATGGCTTGCGGATCATCTATGAGCGAGTTCAACAGCTTCAAGCCTGA